In the genome of Trypanosoma brucei gambiense DAL972 chromosome 4, complete sequence, the window GTCGCACCACAGAAAAATGAATACACAGCAGCAAGTGCCTGAAACACAGGTCTGGTATTATCTTGCTTCGTCCGGTTTGATGATGTACTGGCTGTGAAGGCAACCTGAATGCGGTAAAATTGTAATTGAAGTCGCTCAGAACCCGTCTTTGCAACAAGTTCTGCACCGGACACAATCTGATTGAGCGCATCCTGAACCCTTCCGGTAGCCCGCAAGCAGACGGCATAACGCACAATCCACTGCAGCTGAGTATGAATTCCTCCAAGTGAAAGCTTTTCATGCAAAGTTACAACCAACACCAGAATATCCAACATGCTGTTGCTTATTATTCGACCGCAAACATCTTGAATAGACAGCCAGAGGTAGTCGATACCTGCGATAAGGGTCTCCGGTTCCTTCGGCCACTCCTCTAGTACAATCTTTATACCTGAAACAATCTTCGTCGCGCAACGAATGTGCGCTGCCAGTTTAGCCCTACCACGCAGCGAGTGAGGCACACCACTCAAAGCTACGAGAGCATCACAATAAAGAGCCCGTGCCTCCAGTGCCTTCGTTTGAGCCCGCCTCCCTGTGTACTTCTTCAAACAAGCCTCTGCTAGTGCCCACTCCTTCTTCTCAATGGCAGCCTCCGTGCAGAGAATGTACAACTCACTCGATACATTCCGCTCCAGTGACGGGTCCCCTTCAGAAGACTCTTCAAACTCTTGCAACATTTTGTACGCTGCGTGCACGGCTTCAGCCGTGTAACTGCTGCGACTGGCACGCAGTTGTTGTTTCACCGCATTGGATACATATGCCATGGTCGCAGTTTGGGTGTTCTCCCCTCTATATGCAGCTAATTATTCAAATACTTGCGCAGGTAGACATGTACatgaaaatacaaacatTAGCGTTTGGgtagaagtgaaaaaaagaaaaataaagaacgTTGGAAGCTAACGAACACACTTGCGCGTGAAGGCAAAATGAATCAGTGTATGGATTTATTCatacctatatatatatacatacatcaGTACCGAGGAAACACAATGACGCTGTCCAAGCCGCTGGATCATGCAGCGGCCGCGTGCAGCAGAGAAATCAAGACAACCCTCAAAGACACGACGTGGAACCGTACTCAACTATACGAAACGAAACGGGGTTAAGGAGGTAACCGCtcaaaccacaacaacagggcGCTCTCCCACTAACCGCAACCGTTCAAGTCCAAACGTCCAGACTCTACTATTCCTTTAACATGTTCTCCACACACGCAAATCGTGCCGCGCAGAGGGATGCAGCACAATAACGGAGCAACATATCCCCCGCCACCGTCGGCAGCACCGTTCGCCTAAATGCCCCAAACGCTTCATCTAACACCGCAGCGTCCTTCACGCCCTCACGTTTTAATCCCGCGTATACATCTTCAGCAAGACTCAGTGCCCTATGGTACTCACCGCGTTCAACAAATCGCAAAAACTCTGCCTCCGATTTCAACGCCCGCAGCTGTCGTGACACGAGCATGGTTGGGCTCAGTGATGTGCGGAACTTAAAGAAGTCCAAAATGCCGCGAACGGGCTCAGCCGCGGGAGCTTTCCCCGCCTCAACGATAGCGCGTCCGAGATTAAAGGCCGTTACACGCACAACAGCTGGTGAAGGGATGCTGTTTATGTACTTGAGCGGTGCAGCAACAAGGTTTACATCCTCACTTTCTGCATCCTTAAGAACTGCAGATAATTCTTCATTGAAGGGCAAACCAGctttcattttgtgcttCAGTGCCTCATAATTGAGACCCACTGAAATGAGTTTTTTGCTTGTATAACCAAACTCCTCAAGCTCACGTTCCACCCGCTGCGAAACCAAATGCACTTGACTTGCTAATGTAGTTCCCACTTCCTGATAGTAGTGTTGCGCCAACGATATATCATTAAAGTCGTCCAAAAGCGGTTTAGCTTGTGCCGCATAACTCTCCTCCTTCGCCCGCATTTCATTATCAATCTTCTGCATTTCTTTCTCCATGAACTCCTTCTCCGCTTCGTGTTGCAGCCGTGCGGCTGATAGTTTAGTCCGAGCAATTTCATTACGTACCATCTCACGGGATAACAATCTCTCAGACGGCGTAAATAAGGAGTAAATGAACTGCATGTTACCCTTTCTTGCTCTTCACCCAAACCGTGCAGAATGCAGGTCcccccgcaaaaaaaaagaagttaaaaaTACACATTTTTCCTGAAGGAATTCAGGCaccattaaaaaagaaaatattacgGGGCATGATTCGGGCCGCGATCCGTGATCCATTCAAGCACTTCCACATCGGGGAATATTCGTCATGCACTGACACCTGCGAAAGGTTGGCATCCACACAAATATCGGTAACCATCAAAAAAtttggaaggaaggaaactgGTGACACACCATTAAACCAAGTAGACCACTTCGTAACACGTCGGCAACCTAACCAACAGCAAGGGATCAAACGGAATCAAAACCTTCTCTTGACCCACCCAGgatttttcttgtaaatCTCACTAAGGTTCGACTTGTCAAAGCGTAGAAGTGTGGTAAGCACGGGAAAAAGGTTCTTGGCCACGTTGGTGTCTCCGCTGGAACAGAGGAGCTGCACAACCGTGAACCTCAAATAAGTTGCTAGCTGCCCATCAAATACCAAACTGTTCTCTTGGTCTTTCGTTGTATTCGACTGGTGCCGTGTGGCGACAAGGCGTCTCCGTGTTGCACACAGTTCATCTGACAACCGACTCACATCCCCTTCAAGTTCTGCAATACGAGAAAGTGCCTCAGGAAGCGTTGAGGGTTTATTTTGCCCATTAAAGTCCTTAACACTGCAACTCCCCAAGACCGGGCCACCTACACCTGAGTGGGTTCTCTTGACAGCAGCTAGTTCTTGCGTTAACTTTTGATTTTCTTCCTGAGCTCCCCTCAATTCTTCCTGAAGGGACTTTAAATGATCCAACAGCTCCCCGTACGCTGCGTCATCTCGCTGCTCCGACTGTCCCCTAGCCTGTGCGCCTTCCCCTAAATGCTTATTCCCGGTCTCCGCTGTTTCTAATGCCCTTTCCTCCAACTCGGCACGCAGTTCCGCCATATCTTGCTCATACCGCGACATCAATCTCTCCATTTCGTCACGGTGTTGGTCAAAAATGATAGATTCCCGAACGGTAAACTCGTGCCGcatattttccctttcctcttccaacCGCTCTTCAAACGCATTAATCTGCTCCGCGTTTGGTCGGCTTGCCATTGCCGCTTGAGAGGCTTCAAATGATGCCTTGGCCTCCTCCAAAGTTTCCAATCGGTTCTGTAAGGTTTCTAGGGCTTGATCACGCCGCTCAATGGCAGATTTGCGTTCCACTAATTCCGCCTGCGCGCCAGTAAGTGTCTCACGGAGACCGGCCAGCTCCTGCTCGAGGGCTTCAGTAGTCTTCTTTTGCATTCGCAACGTTTGGGCAGTCCTTCGCTTGTGTTTTTCTAACTCACGCCATGTTCCCACAGCAATGTCAAGCGCAGCATCAGACTTGTCCAAAAGTATTTCGACTAATGCATCCGATGAAGCGGTCACCCATGCCCCGACATGACTAAAATAGTGAGACTCCGCAAAACTGCTGCATTCAGGCACAGCACCCGAAGTGGATGCAGCCGCTGTGGCAACACTCTTTGCGTTTTGCAACTGCTGACTGAGTTGATCGTTGGCTGCTCGGGATTCTTCCAGTTCAGTGGTAAGTTCTATAATTCTGTTACGCAGCTCCGTGACGCCTACTTGAGTCTTCTCCTTCCAGACCTGCATCCGGTGTTTGGCTTTCTCAAGCTCTTCGCGCAGTTGCTGCACTTCACTATTTACAACAGCGTCCATCGGTACCTCAGCCGTTGTTTCCTACAGCAACTTATCTGTACatcaagagagaaaaagaatttaAACGAGTAACAGAAAAGACTTGATGCTGCGGTGGGAAGAGATTGGTGggaaccacacacacacacacacacacacacacacacacacacacaccatagGTTGGTGGACCAATCAATTTAGAAAGAGAGCAACCTAGTTTTCCCGAACGAACTAAATgtaggaagaaaaaaataacttcTTTTGATGCCAAAGGAAGACGAGGAAAACATATATAAGGAAACACGAAAACACCGCCATACGGGGTAACATTTACATCACAAAGCTGTTAGACAATAACAGAACACGCAGCGTAGAATAACCCTTTCATCCTACAACCCACGAACTATAACAGAAGAGCGAAAGCATACACGGGCACACATGTTCATATACGCATATGCATATTTGCACCTATATTGGCACAGCAGTGCAACTTCACGCCTCATTAATAACACGAACTAGTTAAACATGAATCCTTCCTATTGTCCATCAGCATCTTCGAGCACCGCTCCTATCGGTTGCCGCGCAACAGTATAATTAGCAAACGGCCCACCCGACTGCCACGGCATATGAACTAAAGGTGAAAGTGCTCGCTTCTCCTCCAGCATCTCCCTCGAAATGCTCTGTTGCAGATGTCCAATTTCATCCATTACATCACGTGTCATGCGGTCGGTTCGCCACGGATGCCATCCGCGTACATCTTTATGCCCTCCCTCATCATGCAACATGCTCTCGGTGTAGCTCCATCTGCTACGCAATATTTGTAACTGTGTGTGGAAGGCGCGATACGCGTAGAAGGACACTACAAATATGACAAGTGCCAGGAAAAACGCAAAGTCCTGCAAACTAAAGGAGCGGTACTCTGGGTTACCAGCTGTCTCCCTGTGTATGGTATTTGTCATGTTATCGTAATTCATGCGGCGGAAATTGACGTCGGTACCGCCAGCACGGTTGCTTTCACCCTTGTCATGGCGATGGGCAAGCAGTAATTTGTGTGCCTCACGGAGAAGTTGAAACTGCTCACTTGTACCACCATGGTCTGGGTGAAACCGCATCACTAGTTTGTTGAAGCGTTTCTTGATTTCAGTCACCTCCAACCGATCGCTCATCTCAAAACCAAATATAGAACATGCCTGCTGATACGTCATGTAACCCTTGTCACCCGCAATGGTACCCTCAAACTTTTCGTAGACGAGCCGTACAGCACTGCGGCGCATTGGTAGGGAGAAAGAACACTAAGAAGGCGAAGAACAAGAGCAGTGACGGAGAAGGAGAGTAAAAAACGGAACACAAAAGTGTATACAGAGAGAATCGTAATAGATGCAGAAACTCattcacatatatatatgtatatatatacatatatatgaattCCTCTGAAACATAGTGGCTCAACAAAAGCACATATATGTATTATTGAAATTCGTTTTAGACTGATTTCATGCTTCTAACCACCAAGTTCCAACATGTACATGATAGGGAATCTTTGGCGCGGGCCCCGGTATCCCTTTAACCCCAAGTAAGTGGGCGAATAAGTCTGAGGAGCTGATACACACATCGTCGTAAGAGGAAATTAGTTCGATGGAGGGCCATGAGTCGAACCTCTTCTCCTTTCTCCTTCAGCAGAAGTGTGTAGAGGTTGAGATGTGTCTCGTGGTCCTCTAGTATTCGTAGGTCCGGCACATCGTCACGCTCCCTAAAGGCCGAAAAGGCGCAACAATGTGTCTGATACCTTATACTGTGCCACTCACCATCCGCCTCTGCTGTTAGGTCGGGGGAGTCTTCGGTGCCTAAATACACCTGCTTCGACATACGGAAGAGTGCTAGGTCTGCGTCTTCTCCGCACTTATTGTGCCGCGAA includes:
- a CDS encoding chaperone protein DNAj, putative — its product is MRRSAVRLVYEKFEGTIAGDKGYMTYQQACSIFGFEMSDRLEVTEIKKRFNKLVMRFHPDHGGTSEQFQLLREAHKLLLAHRHDKGESNRAGGTDVNFRRMNYDNMTNTIHRETAGNPEYRSFSLQDFAFFLALVIFVVSFYAYRAFHTQLQILRSRWSYTESMLHDEGGHKDVRGWHPWRTDRMTRDVMDEIGHLQQSISREMLEEKRALSPLVHMPWQSGGPFANYTVARQPIGAVLEDADGQ